In a genomic window of Amycolatopsis japonica:
- a CDS encoding dienelactone hydrolase family protein, with protein sequence MREHSDDAIADFSHRPVEVDGVTKTVHVAGSGPGVVLMPEMPGISPDVLRFARWVRDAGFTVYVPSLFGVDGAYPAAEAGEEVVRRACVSAEFRAFAGGGTSPVTRWLRGLARIAHAECGGPGVGAIGLCFTGNFALTMALEPAVIAPVVNHPSLPLDDPGGLELGDEDAAALRDRVSRDGLKVLAYRFEGDRWCTGQRFAAYQALLGDAFDGRVLPDTAANTDPPPFFRDVVGSPHSVVTAHFVDAEGHPTVRARDEILAFLTKRL encoded by the coding sequence ATGCGCGAACACTCCGACGATGCGATCGCCGACTTCTCCCACCGCCCGGTGGAGGTGGACGGCGTGACGAAGACGGTTCACGTCGCGGGTTCCGGCCCCGGCGTGGTGCTGATGCCGGAAATGCCCGGCATCAGTCCCGACGTCCTCCGGTTCGCGCGGTGGGTGCGAGACGCGGGGTTCACCGTGTACGTCCCGTCACTCTTCGGGGTCGACGGTGCCTATCCCGCCGCCGAGGCAGGCGAAGAAGTGGTCCGCCGCGCCTGCGTCAGCGCCGAATTCCGGGCGTTCGCCGGAGGCGGCACCAGCCCCGTCACCCGGTGGCTGCGCGGGCTCGCGCGGATCGCCCACGCGGAATGCGGCGGCCCCGGCGTCGGCGCGATCGGCCTGTGCTTCACCGGCAACTTCGCGCTCACCATGGCACTCGAACCCGCCGTGATCGCCCCCGTGGTCAACCACCCGTCACTGCCGCTGGACGACCCGGGTGGCCTCGAACTCGGCGACGAGGACGCGGCCGCGCTCCGGGACCGGGTCTCGCGCGACGGCCTGAAGGTGCTCGCCTATCGCTTCGAGGGCGACCGCTGGTGCACCGGACAGCGGTTCGCCGCGTACCAGGCTCTTCTCGGTGACGCCTTCGACGGGCGCGTCCTGCCGGACACCGCCGCGAACACCGACCCGCCGCCGTTCTTCCGTGACGTGGTCGGCAGCCCGCACAGCGTCGTGACCGCCCACTTCGTCGACGCCGAAGGCCACCCCACGGTGCGGGCCAGGGACGAGATCCTCGCGTTCCTCACCAAGCGCCTGTAG
- a CDS encoding PadR family transcriptional regulator gives MRTLTILGLAVLRLLSRQPQHPYEVRQRLREEGLDHLIKVTHGALYHTFDVLAKAELIETVETTREGKRPERTVYAITDEGREVALERLRELLSTLQPEYPTYSAALAFMSLLPKEDAVAQLERRAVLLEASLASATAGSDALVKRGVAAIDIVEIRHLQAHLRADLDLTRAIVQDIHEGRLDWQPGESATEEKADG, from the coding sequence TTGCGAACCCTGACCATCCTCGGGCTGGCCGTGCTGCGACTGCTCAGCCGGCAACCCCAACACCCCTACGAAGTCCGGCAGCGCCTGCGAGAAGAGGGACTCGATCACCTGATCAAGGTCACCCACGGCGCGCTCTATCACACGTTCGACGTGCTCGCGAAGGCCGAGCTGATCGAAACGGTCGAGACCACCCGCGAGGGCAAGCGCCCGGAGCGGACGGTCTACGCGATCACCGACGAAGGGCGCGAAGTCGCCCTCGAACGACTGCGGGAACTGCTTTCCACGCTCCAGCCGGAGTACCCGACGTACAGTGCCGCGCTCGCCTTCATGTCGTTGCTCCCCAAGGAGGACGCGGTCGCCCAGCTCGAGCGCCGGGCCGTGCTCCTGGAGGCGTCGCTCGCGTCGGCGACGGCCGGGAGCGACGCGCTCGTCAAACGCGGCGTGGCGGCGATCGACATCGTCGAGATCCGGCATCTGCAGGCGCATCTGCGCGCCGACCTGGACCTGACACGCGCGATCGTCCAGGACATCCACGAAGGACGCCTGGACTGGCAGCCCGGCGAATCAGCGACCGAAGAGAAAGCGGACGGATGA
- a CDS encoding NPCBM/NEW2 domain-containing protein, which yields MRRLFVLLCALFLLATAVPAAADTPSDPVPGERPPLGITWATGDPYCVYQYSENAVKAAADQLVSSGLRDAGYEYVMLGDCWQAAQRDADGKLTARASFPSGIPALVEYVHSRGLKIGFYSGTGATTCSRQAAGSLDHEDLDARTFADWGADYLRYDTCYSVNGDAPARVKKMADAIKRTGRPITLEIDDYDREQKPWLWARAAGAQVWRTYKNSTTNFGYSANSLDKQYGLDGYKGPGGWNMPGPFTFSYLDTAERQAKLGLWAVLNAPLVADMALTADTTLPAAEMSNRDIIAVQQDWAGVAGHKVRDTGWTEVWTKPMSDGSAVLALFNRGELAAPITTSVADAGLPAAAGYRVRDLWTGDETVTTGALGGTVGRHAATVLRVWPTNVTAAPRTSLTVDLPDSVPPSQPVTTTVKFTNSGTTPITGAHLSLTAPAQWQFDGPAEATTETVEPGSTWETAVTLRPVSTATEPFKMPATVAYTTAQGPRTATASAESPLMLAPNPPYSNGLLSTQPWISTENGLGPVERDSIDNGHPFTINGKVETRGGLGAHAPSVVRYYLGGKCKQFTATVGVDDRGPNGTLGFRVLGDGVELEATGDMQHGDAAQRLVVPLTGVQVLALAVDDAGDGSADDWGDWVMPYISC from the coding sequence ATGCGACGACTCTTCGTACTTCTCTGCGCCCTTTTCCTGCTCGCGACGGCCGTCCCCGCGGCGGCCGATACACCGTCCGATCCGGTTCCCGGCGAAAGACCCCCGCTGGGAATCACCTGGGCGACTGGGGATCCCTACTGCGTCTACCAATACAGCGAGAACGCCGTGAAAGCCGCGGCGGACCAGCTGGTCAGCTCGGGGCTGCGTGACGCCGGATACGAGTACGTCATGCTCGGCGACTGCTGGCAGGCGGCTCAGCGCGACGCCGACGGCAAGCTCACCGCCCGCGCCAGTTTCCCGTCGGGCATCCCGGCGCTGGTGGAGTACGTGCACTCGCGCGGGCTCAAGATCGGTTTCTACAGCGGAACGGGGGCGACGACCTGCAGCCGTCAGGCGGCGGGCTCACTCGACCACGAAGACCTCGACGCCCGGACCTTCGCCGACTGGGGCGCGGATTACCTGCGCTACGACACCTGTTACAGCGTCAACGGTGACGCGCCCGCGCGGGTCAAGAAGATGGCGGACGCGATCAAGCGCACCGGCCGTCCGATCACCCTCGAAATCGACGACTACGACCGCGAGCAGAAGCCGTGGCTGTGGGCACGGGCGGCGGGCGCACAGGTCTGGCGCACCTACAAGAACTCGACCACCAACTTCGGCTACTCGGCGAACAGTCTCGACAAGCAGTACGGACTCGACGGCTACAAGGGCCCGGGCGGCTGGAACATGCCGGGCCCGTTCACCTTCAGCTACCTCGACACCGCGGAGCGCCAAGCCAAACTCGGGCTGTGGGCGGTGCTCAACGCGCCGCTGGTCGCCGACATGGCGCTGACGGCTGACACCACGCTCCCCGCCGCGGAGATGAGCAACCGCGACATCATCGCCGTCCAGCAGGACTGGGCGGGGGTCGCCGGGCACAAGGTCCGCGACACGGGCTGGACCGAGGTGTGGACGAAACCGATGTCCGACGGCTCGGCCGTCCTGGCGCTGTTCAACCGCGGCGAACTCGCCGCGCCGATCACCACCTCCGTTGCCGACGCCGGACTCCCCGCCGCGGCCGGATATCGCGTGCGCGACCTGTGGACGGGCGACGAGACCGTGACGACCGGCGCGCTCGGCGGCACCGTCGGACGGCACGCCGCCACCGTGCTGCGGGTATGGCCGACGAACGTGACCGCCGCACCGCGGACGTCGCTGACCGTCGACCTGCCCGACTCCGTACCGCCGTCCCAGCCGGTGACCACCACGGTCAAGTTCACCAACTCCGGCACGACGCCGATCACCGGAGCCCACCTGAGCTTGACCGCGCCCGCACAGTGGCAGTTCGACGGCCCCGCCGAAGCGACCACGGAGACCGTCGAACCGGGTTCCACTTGGGAGACCGCGGTGACGCTGCGTCCGGTTTCGACCGCGACCGAGCCGTTCAAGATGCCGGCCACGGTGGCCTACACGACCGCGCAGGGCCCGCGGACCGCGACCGCGTCGGCCGAGTCGCCGCTCATGCTCGCGCCGAATCCGCCGTACAGCAACGGATTGCTGAGCACCCAGCCGTGGATCTCCACGGAGAACGGCCTCGGCCCGGTGGAGCGGGACAGTATCGACAACGGCCATCCGTTCACGATCAACGGAAAGGTCGAAACGCGCGGCGGGCTGGGGGCCCACGCGCCGTCGGTCGTGCGGTACTACCTCGGCGGCAAATGCAAGCAGTTCACCGCGACCGTCGGTGTCGACGACCGCGGGCCGAACGGGACGCTCGGGTTCCGGGTGCTCGGTGACGGCGTCGAACTGGAGGCCACAGGAGACATGCAGCATGGGGACGCCGCGCAGCGTCTGGTCGTGCCGCTGACGGGCGTGCAGGTGCTCGCGCTCGCCGTGGACGACGCCGGCGACGGCTCGGCCGATGACTGGGGTGACTGGGTGATGCCGTACATCAGCTGCTGA
- a CDS encoding GlxA family transcriptional regulator, with amino-acid sequence MLRVGVLAYPGCFASEVFGVPDLLTMATYVAGPDHAGYEVSVVSPRRRVVASGGVTLTVSPLREVDVLVVPGFEHMLGQDIGAKLARLAGEVEAIRAHAAAGNVVVSICVGAFLLAEAGLLDHRRVTTSWLFADELARRRPEALVQPEHLVVTDRGVTTTAAFSAMYDFALGLIREHNGAEVARKTARVALVDDARSSQTPYVDARLLPRPGNGFARPVMRWLDQNLAARYDLAALAGRFNVSTRTMLRRFAAEAGQSPLEYLHSARVRRARHLLETTDRTVAGICAAVGYRDPGTFAALFAKHTGRRPRDYRAAFRRSLPGP; translated from the coding sequence GTGTTGCGAGTCGGTGTCCTGGCGTACCCGGGCTGCTTCGCGTCCGAAGTCTTCGGTGTTCCCGATCTGCTCACCATGGCCACGTACGTCGCCGGCCCGGACCATGCCGGGTACGAGGTTTCCGTCGTCTCGCCCCGCCGCCGTGTCGTCGCGTCGGGCGGTGTCACGTTGACCGTCTCGCCGCTGCGCGAAGTCGACGTCCTCGTCGTGCCGGGATTCGAGCACATGCTCGGCCAGGACATCGGCGCGAAGCTGGCGCGTCTTGCTGGAGAGGTCGAGGCGATCCGCGCCCACGCCGCCGCGGGCAACGTCGTCGTCTCGATCTGCGTCGGCGCGTTCCTGCTCGCCGAGGCCGGGCTCCTCGACCATCGCCGCGTCACCACCTCGTGGCTCTTCGCGGACGAGCTGGCCCGGCGTCGTCCTGAAGCCCTGGTCCAGCCAGAGCATCTCGTCGTCACCGACAGGGGAGTCACGACGACGGCGGCCTTCAGTGCCATGTACGACTTCGCGCTCGGACTGATCCGGGAACACAACGGTGCCGAAGTGGCACGGAAGACGGCGCGGGTGGCGCTGGTCGACGACGCGCGGTCTTCGCAGACGCCGTACGTCGACGCGCGGCTGCTTCCCAGGCCGGGCAACGGGTTCGCCCGCCCGGTCATGCGATGGCTCGACCAGAACCTGGCCGCCCGCTACGACCTCGCCGCGTTGGCCGGACGGTTCAACGTCAGCACCCGGACGATGCTGCGGAGGTTCGCGGCGGAAGCCGGGCAGAGCCCGCTCGAATACCTGCATTCCGCACGGGTCCGGCGCGCCCGCCACCTCCTGGAGACCACGGACCGCACGGTCGCCGGGATCTGTGCCGCCGTCGGCTACCGGGACCCGGGGACGTTCGCCGCTCTTTTCGCGAAGCACACGGGACGGCGGCCCAGGGACTATCGCGCCGCCTTCCGACGGTCGTTGCCCGGTCCGTGA
- a CDS encoding ATP-binding protein, giving the protein MSLEYLFERLARLEQRIRDAVESRRAADPNPDDPFRGLYLSNETIDALLEGHREPFPPFTDSVPGGRLYPLAERAGLTSVDVELLLVALAPDLDSRFEQFYGYLNDDVTRRRATAGLALRLCGVPEASAAGRARLDADAPLVTCGLLTMEDEERPFLSRTLRVPDRVVNHLLGDDRLAPELAGCAHLGTRGTDVAGADRLIRAIRGQVGLVYLREHPGGGAEELGVAALTGAGHPALVVDAARWQAESRHGELTGSLVREALLRGAGLVLGPVDDSPRLEKLAHPAVPFVVHGTGAWDPRWSAIPPLQLDAFPLSAASRVDLWRSHLDGGLAPDVDPGEATAHFVLGPGQIARAAKAASVTALADGGPVRTSHLRAGARSQNAAGLQRLARRIEPVVGWSDLVLPAGVLSLLDELAARARYRDQVLDEWRMRPGGGRGRGVTGLFAGDSGTGKTMSAEVIAASLGLDLYTVNLATVVDKYVGETEKNLERIFTEAAGVNGVLLFDEADAIFGKRSEVRDAHDRYANIESAYLLQRMETFDGIAVLATNLRANLDEAFTRRLDVIVDFPLPDVELRRQLWDRCLGARMPRADDLDLGFLAEAFELAGGHIRSAAVTGAYLAAEAGRPVAMTDLVGAVAREYRKLGRLCLDREFGPYLAMVTDG; this is encoded by the coding sequence ATGAGCCTGGAGTACCTGTTCGAGCGGCTGGCGCGGCTCGAACAGCGGATCCGCGACGCGGTCGAGAGCCGCCGGGCCGCCGACCCGAACCCCGACGACCCCTTCCGCGGGCTGTACCTGTCGAACGAGACGATCGACGCCCTGCTGGAGGGCCACCGGGAGCCGTTCCCGCCGTTCACGGACTCCGTGCCGGGCGGCCGCCTGTATCCCCTGGCGGAGCGCGCGGGACTCACCAGCGTCGACGTCGAACTGCTGCTCGTCGCGCTCGCGCCCGACCTCGACAGCCGGTTCGAGCAGTTCTACGGCTACCTCAACGACGACGTGACCCGGCGGCGGGCGACTGCGGGCTTGGCCTTGCGCCTGTGCGGCGTCCCCGAAGCGTCGGCCGCCGGCCGTGCGCGGCTCGACGCCGATGCCCCGCTGGTCACCTGTGGCCTGCTCACCATGGAGGACGAGGAACGTCCCTTCCTGTCACGCACGCTCCGGGTGCCCGACCGGGTGGTGAACCACCTGCTCGGCGACGATCGGCTCGCCCCGGAACTCGCCGGGTGCGCCCACCTCGGCACGAGGGGCACCGACGTGGCCGGTGCCGATCGGCTCATCCGGGCGATCAGAGGCCAGGTCGGGTTGGTCTATCTCAGGGAGCATCCCGGCGGCGGCGCCGAAGAACTCGGTGTCGCGGCGCTGACCGGGGCGGGCCATCCCGCGCTGGTGGTCGACGCGGCACGATGGCAGGCGGAATCCCGGCACGGCGAGCTCACCGGGTCGCTCGTGCGGGAGGCGTTGCTGCGTGGTGCGGGGCTGGTGCTGGGCCCGGTCGACGACTCGCCGCGGCTGGAGAAGCTCGCTCATCCGGCGGTCCCGTTCGTCGTGCACGGCACCGGGGCCTGGGATCCCCGGTGGAGCGCGATCCCGCCGTTGCAGCTCGACGCCTTCCCCTTGTCCGCGGCGAGCCGGGTGGATCTTTGGCGCAGCCATCTCGACGGCGGGCTCGCTCCGGACGTCGATCCGGGGGAGGCGACCGCGCATTTCGTGCTGGGGCCGGGGCAGATCGCCCGCGCGGCGAAGGCGGCGTCGGTGACGGCGCTGGCCGACGGCGGGCCGGTGCGGACATCCCATCTGCGTGCGGGCGCGCGGAGCCAGAACGCGGCCGGCCTGCAGCGGCTCGCCCGGCGGATCGAACCCGTGGTCGGCTGGAGCGACCTCGTGCTGCCCGCGGGCGTGCTGTCCCTTTTGGACGAACTGGCCGCGCGGGCACGCTACCGGGACCAGGTGCTCGACGAGTGGCGGATGCGGCCGGGCGGTGGCCGCGGCCGGGGTGTGACGGGGCTCTTCGCCGGGGATTCGGGGACGGGAAAGACCATGTCCGCCGAGGTCATCGCCGCCTCGCTGGGGCTGGATCTCTACACCGTGAACCTGGCGACGGTGGTCGACAAGTACGTCGGTGAGACGGAGAAGAACCTGGAACGGATCTTCACCGAGGCCGCCGGAGTCAACGGTGTGCTGCTGTTCGACGAGGCGGACGCGATCTTCGGCAAACGGTCCGAGGTGCGCGACGCACACGACCGGTACGCGAACATCGAGAGCGCGTATCTGCTGCAGCGGATGGAAACCTTCGACGGTATCGCCGTACTGGCCACCAACCTGCGAGCGAACCTCGACGAGGCGTTCACCCGGCGGCTGGACGTGATCGTGGACTTCCCGTTGCCGGACGTCGAGTTGCGGCGTCAGCTGTGGGACCGCTGCCTCGGCGCACGGATGCCCCGCGCCGACGATCTGGACCTCGGGTTCCTCGCCGAGGCCTTCGAGCTGGCGGGCGGACACATCCGCTCGGCCGCGGTCACAGGTGCCTATCTGGCCGCCGAAGCCGGCCGCCCGGTGGCGATGACGGATCTGGTCGGCGCGGTCGCGCGGGAGTATCGCAAGCTGGGCAGACTCTGCCTTGACCGCGAGTTCGGACCGTACCTGGCGATGGTGACCGACGGCTGA
- a CDS encoding DUF4255 domain-containing protein, translating into MIHEVDEALRRLVRGETRRGSEIEVAFDAPNKEWAARRNAPTVNVYLYDVREDLRRRSRGLLNEYDQLGKVSARHLPPRHIKLSYLVTAWTQRPEDEHRVLSDLLLGLLAHDAVPESALTGSLAEMGLPVPMTVALPPPEDRAFADVWTALGGELKPSLDVVISAPVHSGRVVPAEQPPKEGLKLDAHDGELVGHHVAESGAVEGQRRVAMARTHRKSR; encoded by the coding sequence GTGATCCATGAGGTCGACGAGGCGCTGCGGCGGCTGGTACGCGGCGAGACCCGGCGCGGCAGCGAGATCGAGGTCGCGTTCGACGCGCCCAACAAGGAATGGGCGGCGCGGCGCAACGCCCCCACGGTGAACGTCTACCTCTACGACGTACGCGAGGACCTTCGACGCCGTTCACGAGGCCTGCTCAACGAGTACGACCAGCTCGGCAAGGTTTCAGCGCGGCACCTGCCGCCCCGGCACATCAAGCTGTCCTATCTGGTCACCGCGTGGACGCAGCGGCCGGAGGACGAGCACCGCGTGCTGTCCGACCTGTTGCTCGGCCTGCTCGCCCACGACGCCGTCCCCGAGTCGGCGCTCACCGGGTCGCTGGCCGAGATGGGCCTGCCGGTGCCGATGACGGTCGCGTTGCCGCCGCCCGAGGATCGCGCCTTCGCCGACGTCTGGACCGCTTTGGGTGGCGAACTGAAACCGTCGCTGGACGTCGTCATCTCCGCGCCGGTCCACAGTGGACGGGTGGTCCCGGCCGAACAGCCGCCGAAGGAAGGCCTGAAGCTCGACGCCCACGACGGTGAGCTGGTCGGGCACCACGTGGCGGAGAGCGGGGCGGTCGAAGGGCAGCGCCGGGTCGCGATGGCACGCACCCACCGGAAGTCCCGATGA
- a CDS encoding eCIS core domain-containing protein — translation MRGHSHDNDLEPSLRPKGDRVERDEGGLLGRAAAAGRTDVLGPAGLLDLQRAVGNAGVSTLVEEERSPVHDVVGSGGGAPLDAATRTDMEGRFGHDFGDVRVHTDGAAHDSAKSVNAQAYTVGSNIVFQRDKYDPGSDSGKHMLAHELTHVVQQRSGPVDGTDAGGGVKVSDPSDRFEREAVANADRLMSAPAPASAVQRCEDGGHSAEDSAAVQREEAPEAEEGEEEKMAQTYVQREEETEEEAS, via the coding sequence ATGCGCGGGCACAGTCACGACAACGACCTTGAACCGAGCCTGCGGCCGAAGGGCGACCGGGTAGAGCGGGACGAGGGCGGTCTTCTGGGCCGCGCCGCCGCGGCCGGGCGCACCGACGTCCTCGGCCCCGCAGGCCTGCTCGATCTGCAGCGTGCCGTGGGAAACGCGGGCGTAAGCACCCTGGTCGAAGAGGAACGTTCGCCGGTGCACGACGTCGTCGGCTCAGGCGGCGGCGCGCCTTTGGACGCCGCGACGCGTACGGACATGGAGGGCCGCTTCGGGCACGACTTCGGCGACGTGCGGGTGCACACCGACGGCGCCGCCCACGATTCGGCGAAATCCGTCAACGCGCAGGCCTACACGGTGGGTTCGAACATCGTGTTCCAGCGGGACAAGTACGACCCCGGCTCGGATTCGGGCAAGCACATGCTCGCGCACGAGCTGACCCATGTCGTCCAGCAACGCAGCGGGCCGGTGGACGGGACCGACGCCGGTGGCGGGGTGAAGGTTTCGGATCCCTCGGATCGGTTCGAGCGTGAAGCCGTCGCGAACGCGGACCGCCTGATGTCGGCTCCTGCGCCTGCCTCCGCCGTTCAGCGTTGTGAGGACGGTGGGCATTCCGCCGAGGATTCCGCCGCTGTTCAGCGCGAGGAAGCTCCTGAAGCCGAGGAAGGCGAAGAGGAGAAGATGGCGCAGACGTATGTGCAGCGCGAGGAAGAAACCGAAGAAGAGGCCTCGTAG
- a CDS encoding DUF1330 domain-containing protein, translating to MPKGYWVSVYPTIADPEALDAYNKLAGRAVKAAGGRTFARGGSRVVAHEAGIAERVVLIEFDSFEQAVAAYESAAYREALAALPEGFERDFRIVEGLD from the coding sequence ATGCCCAAGGGCTACTGGGTCAGCGTCTACCCCACCATCGCGGACCCCGAGGCGCTCGACGCCTACAACAAGCTGGCCGGCCGGGCCGTCAAGGCCGCGGGCGGGCGGACGTTCGCCCGCGGCGGCAGCCGGGTCGTCGCCCACGAAGCCGGGATCGCCGAGCGCGTCGTCCTGATCGAGTTCGACAGTTTCGAACAAGCGGTCGCCGCCTACGAGAGCGCGGCCTACCGGGAGGCGCTGGCCGCACTCCCCGAAGGGTTCGAGCGCGACTTCCGCATCGTCGAAGGTCTCGACTGA
- a CDS encoding DHA2 family efflux MFS transporter permease subunit, with protein MSKLRGNPWAVLVALCLGFFMTLLDTTVVGVAIPNIVERLGTSYNEVLWVSNSYVLVLAVFLITGGRLGDLFGKRGVYLTGVAVFTLASLLCALAQDPGQLIAARTLQGLGAALLIPQTMSIIMSIFPPQRRGTALGVWGAVAGVATITGPPLGGFLVGVLDWRWIFTLNVPLGILILVFAPMIIPAGAKPPRTGRFDVPGTVLVILGLSCLAFGLQEGQRYHWGTIWSFVSIPLLLVSGVALLVAFGFTQRRPGTRAPMVPFALLTNRNFSLMNAGAIGLSVGIMSMAIGFQLYAQSVLGFSALAAGMISLPMSAISVVLGPYAGRLSDKVGGKPIVVTGLLLFGLGLLTFSLTSTVDSTVWTLLPAMIVMGLGLGATFAPLTTVAMYDVQPMMAGSAAGVLNATRQIGAVLGTAGFGVLLQNQLVGNLLTRAESVAATLPPEVRGEFVDGVRRATGSGLDFAELQAGTAVPVPSGTTPAVARQITAAANEVFSGGYVAAMHGAMVLPITAVLLGAICALLAKRRQPPAPAAPDSTAEQLPAPAR; from the coding sequence ATGAGCAAACTGCGGGGGAATCCCTGGGCCGTGCTGGTGGCCCTCTGTCTCGGGTTCTTCATGACCTTGCTCGACACGACGGTCGTCGGCGTCGCGATCCCGAACATCGTCGAGCGGCTGGGCACTTCCTACAACGAGGTGCTCTGGGTCAGCAACTCCTACGTCCTGGTGCTGGCGGTCTTCCTGATCACCGGCGGCAGGCTCGGCGACCTGTTCGGCAAACGCGGCGTCTACCTCACCGGGGTCGCGGTGTTCACGCTGGCGTCCCTGCTGTGCGCGCTGGCGCAGGATCCCGGCCAGCTCATCGCGGCCCGCACACTGCAAGGCCTCGGCGCCGCTTTGCTGATCCCCCAGACGATGTCGATCATCATGAGCATCTTCCCGCCGCAGCGGCGCGGAACCGCGCTCGGCGTCTGGGGCGCGGTGGCCGGCGTCGCCACCATCACGGGGCCGCCGCTGGGCGGCTTCCTCGTCGGCGTCCTCGACTGGCGCTGGATCTTCACCCTCAACGTACCGTTGGGCATCCTGATCCTGGTGTTCGCGCCGATGATCATCCCGGCCGGGGCGAAACCGCCGAGGACCGGCCGTTTCGACGTCCCCGGCACGGTACTGGTCATCCTCGGCCTGTCCTGCTTGGCTTTCGGCCTGCAGGAAGGCCAGCGCTACCACTGGGGGACGATCTGGTCGTTCGTGAGCATCCCGCTGCTGCTGGTGTCGGGCGTGGCCTTACTCGTCGCGTTCGGTTTCACCCAGCGCAGACCCGGCACACGCGCGCCCATGGTGCCGTTCGCGCTGCTGACCAACCGTAATTTCAGCCTGATGAACGCCGGCGCCATCGGGCTGTCGGTCGGCATCATGAGCATGGCGATCGGCTTCCAGCTCTACGCGCAGTCGGTGCTGGGCTTCTCGGCACTGGCCGCGGGCATGATCAGCCTGCCGATGTCGGCGATCTCCGTGGTCCTCGGCCCGTACGCGGGCAGGCTCAGCGACAAGGTGGGCGGCAAGCCGATCGTGGTCACCGGCCTGCTGCTGTTCGGTCTCGGCCTGCTGACCTTCTCTTTGACGTCCACTGTGGACAGTACGGTGTGGACACTGCTGCCCGCGATGATCGTGATGGGGCTGGGGCTCGGCGCGACGTTCGCACCACTGACCACGGTGGCCATGTACGACGTGCAGCCGATGATGGCGGGCTCGGCGGCCGGCGTGCTGAACGCGACGAGGCAGATCGGCGCTGTGCTCGGCACCGCCGGTTTCGGTGTGCTGCTGCAGAATCAGCTCGTCGGCAACCTGCTGACGCGCGCCGAGTCGGTGGCCGCGACGCTGCCGCCCGAGGTACGCGGGGAATTCGTCGACGGAGTACGGCGTGCCACCGGCAGCGGCCTGGACTTCGCCGAACTGCAGGCGGGCACCGCGGTGCCGGTCCCGAGCGGGACCACCCCGGCGGTCGCCCGGCAGATCACGGCGGCGGCGAACGAGGTGTTCTCCGGCGGTTACGTCGCGGCGATGCACGGCGCGATGGTCCTGCCGATCACCGCCGTGCTCCTCGGCGCGATCTGCGCACTGCTGGCCAAACGCAGACAGCCACCCGCTCCGGCCGCACCGGACAGCACGGCGGAACAGCTGCCCGCCCCGGCGCGCTAG
- a CDS encoding phosphotransferase enzyme family protein, protein MELNDLPDWLPVWCAEHLGAGPVGVRFELRSMSTVFGLRLADGQDVVVKAREDDGRAASCVAAQTWLADKGFPCPRPLTPPVGGGALAVHAEEFRPGGELLPGDSPDVAARYAEVFARLMAGLAGLAVPPPLPNPRWSRWDHRDPGVWPSIRSLDELDQSAVPAYVVDTARRARERLLAADLPCVLGHADFEAQNLCWHGTEVWSVHDWDSLAWQPEAALVGGASGVFPKTGPARLPPIESSAAFLAAYQDHRGRRFTNEEQEVAWAASLWTAAHDVRWEALHGTAPKADDALRAQAAERLRRANA, encoded by the coding sequence GTGGAGTTGAACGATCTACCGGACTGGCTGCCGGTCTGGTGTGCGGAGCATTTGGGCGCCGGGCCCGTCGGCGTCCGGTTCGAACTGCGGTCGATGTCGACGGTGTTCGGCCTGCGGCTGGCGGACGGACAAGACGTCGTGGTGAAGGCTCGCGAGGACGACGGGAGGGCCGCGTCCTGTGTCGCCGCGCAGACCTGGTTGGCGGACAAGGGGTTTCCGTGTCCGCGGCCGCTCACACCTCCGGTCGGCGGCGGCGCGCTGGCCGTGCACGCCGAGGAGTTCCGCCCCGGCGGCGAGCTGCTGCCTGGCGACTCGCCGGACGTGGCCGCGCGCTACGCGGAGGTGTTCGCCCGGCTGATGGCCGGGCTGGCCGGCTTGGCCGTCCCGCCGCCGTTGCCGAATCCGCGCTGGTCGCGCTGGGATCACCGGGATCCCGGGGTGTGGCCGTCGATCCGGTCTCTCGACGAACTGGATCAGAGCGCGGTGCCCGCGTATGTCGTCGACACGGCGCGCCGGGCGCGCGAGCGGCTGCTGGCCGCGGACCTGCCGTGCGTGCTGGGCCACGCCGACTTCGAGGCGCAGAATCTCTGCTGGCACGGCACGGAGGTGTGGTCGGTGCACGACTGGGACAGTCTGGCCTGGCAGCCGGAGGCGGCGCTGGTGGGCGGCGCGAGTGGCGTGTTCCCCAAGACCGGGCCCGCGAGGCTGCCGCCGATCGAGAGTTCCGCCGCGTTCCTGGCGGCCTACCAAGACCATCGTGGCCGCCGGTTCACCAACGAGGAGCAGGAGGTCGCGTGGGCGGCCAGTCTGTGGACGGCGGCGCACGACGTCCGCTGGGAAGCCCTGCACGGCACGGCTCCGAAGGCCGACGACGCTCTCCGCGCACAGGCGGCCGAGCGTCTTAGGCGCGCGAACGCCTGA